From Spirochaetota bacterium:
TTCAGCGCCGCTTCAAGGACTTTCTGCACAGTCCTGCCGGAAAGCCGGCAATACTTACCCCGGGCGTCCTTTATCGTTGATTGAAAAAGATACTCATCCGGCTCCTTGCCCCGCATGAAGCGGCTCACATCGTCTCTGATTATTTCCGAAAAGATCGTTATACGGTCCTTTCTGCCCTTCCCTTCCTTTACATGAATGGTCAGGTCCTCAAGGCCGACATCCCGCACTCTCAGGTTCAGAAGCTCAGACAGCCGGAGGCCCGATGAATACATCAGCGCCACCATGGTACGGTGCTTGAGATTATATATGACATTGAGGATCCGCTGTATCTCTTCGCGGGTCAATACGACCGGCAGATGCTTGGAATCCCTCAATCCCTCAACAAAAGAAAGATCCACATCCCTTCCCAGAATCTGTCTGAAATAATAGGAAATGGCAAACCGGTGAATGCGCATCGAGGAGAGGGACGCTTTTTTCGTATTGGTCAT
This genomic window contains:
- a CDS encoding tyrosine-type recombinase/integrase; the protein is MKRYSQKTITMYCGALGAVNHWLLSNGFGLIDDASDHQLRSFFLYMTNTKKASLSSMRIHRFAISYYFRQILGRDVDLSFVEGLRDSKHLPVVLTREEIQRILNVIYNLKHRTMVALMYSSGLRLSELLNLRVRDVGLEDLTIHVKEGKGRKDRITIFSEIIRDDVSRFMRGKEPDEYLFQSTIKDARGKYCRLSGRTVQKVLEAALKRAAIAKKATPHDLRHSFATHLLENGISIRHIQQLLGHKNITTTTIYTKVYNPRLKGIKSPL